DNA sequence from the Deinococcus budaensis genome:
CGCGACCCTGGCCGACCGCCCCGCGCTGTGCCTGACCCTCTTTATCCTGGCAATGGTCCTGAACGCGCTCGCCTCGGGGGTGGCGGGGCTGCCCTTTTTGGAGGTCGTGAGCAAGACGGTCGCGCCTGAGCGCCGCGCCCGGTACTTCGGCACCCGCAACCTGTGGGGCGGCCTGCTGGCCTTCGGGGCGGGGCTGGCGGTGCGCGCCATCCTGGGGTCGGACCTGGCCTTCCCGCTGAACTACGCCCTGATCTTCCTGCTGGCGACGGTGGCCTTTACGCTGGGCTACGGGGTCTTCGGCCGGGTGACCGAGCCGCCCGACCAACCGCTCGCGCCCGGAAATCTGCGCGACGAGATCCGCGCGATTCCGCAGACGCTGGCCGACGGGCACTTCCGCGCCTTCCTGACTGTGCGGCTGCTGCTGGCCGCAGCGAGCATGGCCGAGCCGTTCTACGCAGTCTATGCCCTGCGTGACCTGAACTACCCGGCGGCCACCCTAGGCGTCTTCGTGATGGCGCTGACCGGCGCGGCCCCCTTTTCCAACCTGGTCTGGCAGCGGGTGGCCGAGCGCAAGGGGTCGAGGCGCATCCTGCGCTACGCCACCGTCTGCGCGGGGCTGGCGCCGCTGGTCGCCCTGACCGTGGGCACGCTGGGTCTCGGCAGCCTGGCCTACCTGGGGGTGTTCATCCTGTCGAGCGTGGCGCTTCAGGGCTTCAACCTGGGGCACACCAACCATCTGCTCAACATCGCGCCCCCGGATGCCCGCAGCCGCTACATCGGCACGCTGAACACGCTGGTGGGCGCGGCCCTCTTCGCCCCGGTCGCGGGCGGGCTGCTGGCCGACGCCGCCGGATACCGGGCGGTGTTCGTCCTCAGCGCCCTGCTGTTCGCGGCGGCGTGGTGGCAGTGCGGGCGGCTGCGGCGGGACGCCTGAGGGCCGGTCGACTGGGTGCCGGTCGACTGGGTGCTGGTCGGCTGGGCGCTCCCCTCAGTGCCCCAGAATCTTGCTCAGGAATACCCGCGCCCGCTCGTGCTGGGGGTTGTTGTAAAAGGCCTCCGGCGTGGTGTCCTCCACGATCAGGCCCTGGTCGAAAAAGAGGATGCGGTCGGCCACCTCGCGGGCAAAGCCCATCTCGTGGGTCACGACCAGCATGGTCATGCCGCCGCGCGCGAGGTCCTTCATCACGTCGAGCACTTCCTTGATCATCTCGGGATCAAGGGCCGAGGTCGGCTCGTCGAAGAGCATCACCTTGGGGTCCATCGCCAGGGCGCGGGCGATGGCGACGCGCTGCTGCTGCCCGCCCGACAGCTGGGCCGGGAACTTGTGGGCCTGCTCCTCGATGCCGACCCGCCTGAGCAGTTCCAGCGCCCGGCGCTCCGCCTCGGCCTTGTTCGTGCGCCGCACGCGGGTGGGCGCCAGCGTCACGTTTTCCAGCACGCTGAGGTGCGGAAAGAGATTGAAGCTTTGAAAGACCATGCCGACCTCGCGCCGCACCGCGTCGAGGTTGCGCGCCCCCTGGAGCGGGATGCCGTCCACGACCACGCTGCCGCCGTCGTGGGGGTCGAGCGCGTTGAGGGTGCGGATAAAGGTGCTCTTGCCGCTGCCCGAGGGGCCGATCACGACCACGACCTCGCCGGGCTGCACGGTCAGGCTCACTCCGCGCAGGGCGTGGAAGCTCCCGAAGTGCTTGTGAACGTCACTTGCCACGATGATCGGCTCGGCCATGGGGCGAAGTGTAGAGCATCCGCCCCGCGCGTGGCCCGCCGGGACCGGGATCCCGCCGACCAGCACGGGGCCCTCCCCGCACCAGGGCGCCGGGGCCGCGCGTGGTAAGCTTTCTGGCACTCAACCCTGTTCAGGGGGCCTGGTTCGCTGCGGCCCCACAAGGAGTCCCCTATGAAACGAGTCACCACGGCCCTGCTGCTGGGCACCGCCGCCGTCGCCCTTGCCCAGGGCAACACCTTCCTGACCATCGGCTCGGGGGCCACCACGGGTGTGTATTTTCCGGTCGCCACCGGCATGGCCAAGCTGATCAACGACGCGGGGGCGGGCGTACGCGCCAACGCCCGCTCGACCGGCGGCAGCGTCTTTAACGTCAACGCGCTCGCCACCGGTGAACTCGACGCGGCGGTCGCGCAAAACGACATCGTGTACTACGCCTACAAGGGCACCGGCATCCAGGCGTTCCAGGGCAAGGCCAACACCAAGCTGCGGACGATGGCGGTCCTCTATCCCGAGGTGCTGCACGTGATCGCCCGGCGCGATTCGGGCATCAACTCCATCGCGGACCTGAGGGGCAAGCGCGTCGTGATCGGGGACCTGGGGTCCGGCACCGAGCAGACGGCCCGGCAGGTGCTCGAAACGTACAACCTCGGCTTTGACGACCTCGGGCAGGCGCTGCGGGTCTCGCCTGCCCAGGGCGTCAGCCTGATGCAGGACAAGCGCGCCGACGCGCTGTTTTACACGGTCGGCGTGGGCGCCAGCGCCATCAGCCAGATCGCGCAGACGGTGGACGTCCGGGTCGTGCCGGTGGGCGGCAACCAGGCGGCCAGCCTGCTGAAGAAGTACCCCTTCTACGTGCGCTTCAACATCCCCGCGCGCAGCTACAAGGGCGTGGGCGCCACCGTCCCCAGCGTCGCCGTGCAGGCCACCCTGGTCACCACGACCGCCCTCAGCGAGGACACCGTCTACCGGGCGATGAAGGCCAGCATGGGCAACCAGGCCGCGCTCGAAGCGCTGCACCCCAGCCTCGGCGCGTTCACCTACGAAAAAGCCGTCAAGGGCCTGCCTGCCCCGCTGCACCCCGGCGCCGTCAAGTTCTTCCGTGAAAAGGGCGTGAACGTCCGCTAAGCCCCCCCCCGTGGCCCACCCCCGGGGCCAGCCGCAGCAGGAAACGCGGCTGGCCTCCTTTCTTCAGACAGGAATGAGGAACCTATGAGCGATCCCACCAGACCCATCTCCAGCGATCCGGCGCTGGACCACGGCGGCATGACCCAGGGCGAGCGCCGGGCGCTGGAAATCGTGGAAGCTGCCGAGACGGGCGGGCGCAAACTGTTCGGCGGCCAGAAGTGGCTGGTGACGGCCCTGGCGCTGGCCTGGTGCGTGTTTCAGATGTACGCGGCGCAGGTCGGCACGGTCGACACGCTGCTGCTGCGCGCGACCCACCTGGCCTTTGCCTTCGCGCTGGCCTACCTGGTCTTTCCCTTTCGCAAGAAAATCGGGGTGCCGCAAGTCGGCGTGCCGTGGTTCGACTGGCTGCTGGGCGCGGCGGCGGTGGGGACGGCCATCTACCTGATCGTCCAGTACCCCACCATCGCCAGCGTGCAGGGCGGCGTGCTGACCCCGGCCGACGTGTGGGTGGGCACAGCGATGATCGCGCTGCTGCTGCTCGCGGCGTGGCGCACCATCGGGATCGCCATGCCCATCGTGGCCGGCGTCTTTATGCTCTACGCGCTGACCGGGCCGCGCGGATTGATCCGGGGCGACCTGGGGCCGCAGCTTCAGCTGCACGCCGGGCAGACCTGGCCGCAGGTCGTGGGGCAGCTCTTTGCCAACACCGAGGGCATCTTCGGGACCGCCATCGGGGTCAGCGCGCAGATCGTCTTCCTGTTCGTGTTGTTCGGCGCGATCTTCGACAAGCTGGGTGCGGGCGAGTGGTTCATGAACGTGGCGCAGGGGCTGCTGGGGGGCTTCCGGGGTGGCCCGGCCAAGGCCAGCGTGCTGTCGAGCGCCCTGAACGGCATCATCAGCGGCTCGTCGGTCAGCAACGTCGTGACCGGCGGCAACATCACCATCGGCACCATGAAGCGGGTCGGGTATTCCGCCGAAAAGGCCGGGGCCATCGAGGTGGCGAGCAGTTCCAACGGCCAGCTGATGCCCCCGGTGATGGGCGCGGCAGCCTTTATCATGGCGCAGAACCTCAACATCGAGTACCGCTCGCTGATCCTGGCGGCCGCGATTCCCGCCTTCTTGTGCTACGGGGCGCTGCTGGTCGTCACGCACATCGAGGCGCTCAAGCTCGGGCTGCGCGGACTGCCGCGCGAGGAGTTGCCCTCGGTGCGCCGCACGATGCGCTCGGGCTGGTACTACCTGTTGCCGCTGGGCTACCTGATCGGCACCCTGACCATCAACCCCGAGGCCACGCCCGAGCGGGTCGCCCTGAACACCATCTTCCTGATGATCGGCATGATGTTCGTGCAGGAGGGCTGGCGGGCCAGCCGGGACACGCGCGGCCTGGGACGCGGCCTGCTGGACGCCGGGCGGATGCTCGTGCAGGCGTTCGAGGCGGGCGCGCGCTCCATGATCGGCATCGCCATCGCCACCGCCGCCGCCGGAATCATCGTGGGGATCGTGACCATCACCGGACTGGGCTTCGGGCTGGCCGACATCGTGCAACTGGTCAGCGAGACGTTCCGGGGGCTGTTCGCCGCCCTGGCGGGCCTGATTCCGGGCGTGAACGCGGCCGGGGTCGCCACCTTCGGCGCGATGCTGGTCGTGCTGCTGATGGCGCAGCTGATCGCCCTGATTCTGGGCATGGGCCTGCCCACCACCGCCAACTACATCCTGATGAGCGCATTGATCGTGCCCATCATCGCCCGGATCGCGGGGCTGGACACGGCCAACCCGGCGCAGATGCTCCCGGTCCACATGTTCGTCTTCTACTTCGGCATCATGGCCGACTCGACGCCGCCGGTCGCGCTGGCCGCCTTCGCCGCCGCCGCGATCTCGGGGGGCAATCCGGTCCAGACCGGCGTGCAGGCCTTTCAGTACGAACTGCGAACGGCGCTGCTGGCGTACATGATGTTTTTCAACCCGTCGCTGCTGCTGATCGCGAACGGCCGTCTGGGCGGCCTCCCCTGGACCGAGGCGATCCCGATGATCTTCTTCGCCTTTATCGGCCTGGTGGCCTTTAGCGCCGCGACCCTGCGCTTCTTGCACCGCCGCACGAGTGGGCTGCAAACCCTGCTGCTGCTGGCCGCGTCCCTGATCCTGATTATCCCCACCGCCCTGGTCTGGAACGCCGCCGCGCTGGCGTTGCTGGCGCTGGTGTACTTCTGGCAAAAGGCGGGGAGCCGCAATGAGCCGCCGCTGCGGCCTGCGGCGGCCTAGCGCAGCCATCTTTTCGCGGGCAAGAAGCCCCCAGCCGGAACCGTGCTGGGGGCTTCTTGTTGGAGGCGGAGCGCTACCGGGTGGCGATCTTCACCCGCCTTTCCAGCTGATCGGTGAACAGCGTCATCACGGTGGTCAGCGCCAGGTAGACGCAGGCGACGGTGGTCAGCACCGGGATAGGCTGGAACGTCTCGCTGGAGACGCGCGACCCGGCCAGCGTGAGTTCCAGCAGGGCGATGGAGGACGCCAGCGACGAGTCCTTGAGCAGCGCCACGAGGTTGTTGACCAGCGGGGGCACCACGATCCGCAGCGCCTGGGGCAGCACCACCGTCTGCATGGTCTGGCCGCCGCTGAGGCCCAGGCTGCGCGCCGCCTCGCCCTGCCCGCGCGGAATGGCCAGAATCCCGGCGCGAATGACCTCGGCGTTGTAGGCACCGACGTTGAGGGAAAGCGCGACCACCGCCGACCAGAACTCGTTGAGTTCCACGTTCAGGCCGACGCTTTCCAGAATGGGCGGCAGGGCGTTGTACACGAACAGGATCTGCACCAGCAGCGGCGTGCCGCGAATCAGCCAGATCAGGAAGCTGGCGGGCGCCCGGACCAACCACATGCCGCTCGTTTTCATGATGCCCGCGACAATGCCGATCAGCAGCCCGATCACGCCGCTGACCAGCGTGAGTTGCAGGGTCATGCGGGCGCCCTCGACGAAGAGGTCGGCGCGGGGGCCGATGGGGTCGGGCATCTGCCGCAGCACGGCGGTGATCAGAAAAAACAGCAGGACGAAGGCGGCGGCGGCGGCCCCCAGCCACCCCAGCAGCGCGAGGCCGCCCAGCGGCGTCTGACGCGGCGCCGGTCCTGGAGCGGTCATGCCCCGGCCTGCGCAAGGAGCCTGAACTGTGCGTCACGTGGGTTTTGCATGGCGAGATGATGCCACAGATAACCTCCCGCCGCGCACCGCCGCCCGCGCTCAGACGGCAAAAAGGCGGGGCGGGAAGGGACCCTAAAGTCAGGTCCCGTCCCCGCCCACCCCGCCCACTGGCGGCCTTACTTGCAGCGCACGTCCTGCCCGAAATACTGCTGGCTGAGCTTGGCGTAGCTGCCGTTCTGCTGCGCCTTGGCGAGCGCGGCGTTGAGTTCTTTGAGCAGGCTGCTGTTGCCCTTTTTGACGGCCATCGCGATGCGCTCGTTGAACAGCAGGTCGCCCTGTTTGACCTTGCCCTGCTGCGCCTTGACCAGGTCGATCCCGGTGAACTTGTCGCCCACCCAGGCGTCCACCCGGCCCGCCATCAGCGCGGCCTGGGCGTCGGTGTCCTTGGGAAAGGTCTTCACGTCGCCCACGCCGGGGACCTTGCGGACGTTTTCCAGATAGGTGGTCCCGACCTGCACGGCCACCCGCTTGCCTTTCAATGCCGCCGCCGTCAGGGGGCCGCCGGGCTTGGCGACGATCGCGCCGCCCGTGCAGTAGTGCGGGTTGGAAAAGTCGACCGCCTTGGCCCGCTCGGGGTTGATGCCGTGGCTGGCGATCACGAAGTCGTAGCGGTCCTGATTCAGGCCGATCAGGAGGTTGTCAAAAGGCTGGGTCACCCACTGCACCTTGAGACCCAGCTGCTTGGCCAGCTGGTTGGCGAGGTCCACCTCGAAGCCGGTGAGCTGCTTGCCCTTCAGGAGGTTGAAGGGCGGGAAAGCGCCCTCGGTGGCGATGCGGACAGTGCCGCTCTGCTTGATCTCGGCCCAGGTGCGGGCCTGCGCGGGGACAGCGAGCAGGGACAGGGCGGTCAGGGACAGCAGCGCTCGTTTGATCATGCAGATTCCTCCGGGAATGGGGCCTGTGGCCCCTGGGTAGGGCTGGCCTGTTAGATGGGGTGACACGTCACTCTAGCGCCCGAATGAAGATTCGCAAAAGGCCAGTCCCATGAGAGCGCGCCGCCCCCAGCGGAGGCGGCGCACGAGGCGGGGAACGTTCAGTCCTTGACCGAGACGACCGTGACGGTGCTGGGGCCGCTGCTCAGCGGGGTGCTGGCCGACATGCTGGCGGCGGGCACGCTGGCCGCCGCAGCCGCCATTCCGGAAGACGCCGGGTATTCGTAGCCCAGGCCCAGGGTATCGGCCTGACCGCGCGTGCCGGTGGGGGTGCCGCGGTCGATGGCGGCCTCGGTCGTGCTGTCGAAGGCGTGCAGGCGGGTCTGGTCGATCAGCAGCTCGATGTTGTCACCGGGTTCAATGGCGGCCTGGCCCTCGAGCTTGGCCGTCAGGCTTTCTCCGTTGACCTCGATGATCAGGTCGGTCTGGGCGCCCAGCGGCTCCACGACCACGACCT
Encoded proteins:
- a CDS encoding MFS transporter encodes the protein MTAARTRPDWTPNERLGILNGWLVFLGDGFFSVSVVVAGFAARLGAPNFVIGLLPAIAGGGWMLPQLLVASRVRSLPYKLPTYRSAALVRMLTYLAMVLIAATLADRPALCLTLFILAMVLNALASGVAGLPFLEVVSKTVAPERRARYFGTRNLWGGLLAFGAGLAVRAILGSDLAFPLNYALIFLLATVAFTLGYGVFGRVTEPPDQPLAPGNLRDEIRAIPQTLADGHFRAFLTVRLLLAAASMAEPFYAVYALRDLNYPAATLGVFVMALTGAAPFSNLVWQRVAERKGSRRILRYATVCAGLAPLVALTVGTLGLGSLAYLGVFILSSVALQGFNLGHTNHLLNIAPPDARSRYIGTLNTLVGAALFAPVAGGLLADAAGYRAVFVLSALLFAAAWWQCGRLRRDA
- a CDS encoding amino acid ABC transporter ATP-binding protein, which encodes MAEPIIVASDVHKHFGSFHALRGVSLTVQPGEVVVVIGPSGSGKSTFIRTLNALDPHDGGSVVVDGIPLQGARNLDAVRREVGMVFQSFNLFPHLSVLENVTLAPTRVRRTNKAEAERRALELLRRVGIEEQAHKFPAQLSGGQQQRVAIARALAMDPKVMLFDEPTSALDPEMIKEVLDVMKDLARGGMTMLVVTHEMGFAREVADRILFFDQGLIVEDTTPEAFYNNPQHERARVFLSKILGH
- a CDS encoding TAXI family TRAP transporter solute-binding subunit, whose amino-acid sequence is MKRVTTALLLGTAAVALAQGNTFLTIGSGATTGVYFPVATGMAKLINDAGAGVRANARSTGGSVFNVNALATGELDAAVAQNDIVYYAYKGTGIQAFQGKANTKLRTMAVLYPEVLHVIARRDSGINSIADLRGKRVVIGDLGSGTEQTARQVLETYNLGFDDLGQALRVSPAQGVSLMQDKRADALFYTVGVGASAISQIAQTVDVRVVPVGGNQAASLLKKYPFYVRFNIPARSYKGVGATVPSVAVQATLVTTTALSEDTVYRAMKASMGNQAALEALHPSLGAFTYEKAVKGLPAPLHPGAVKFFREKGVNVR
- a CDS encoding TRAP transporter permease; protein product: MSDPTRPISSDPALDHGGMTQGERRALEIVEAAETGGRKLFGGQKWLVTALALAWCVFQMYAAQVGTVDTLLLRATHLAFAFALAYLVFPFRKKIGVPQVGVPWFDWLLGAAAVGTAIYLIVQYPTIASVQGGVLTPADVWVGTAMIALLLLAAWRTIGIAMPIVAGVFMLYALTGPRGLIRGDLGPQLQLHAGQTWPQVVGQLFANTEGIFGTAIGVSAQIVFLFVLFGAIFDKLGAGEWFMNVAQGLLGGFRGGPAKASVLSSALNGIISGSSVSNVVTGGNITIGTMKRVGYSAEKAGAIEVASSSNGQLMPPVMGAAAFIMAQNLNIEYRSLILAAAIPAFLCYGALLVVTHIEALKLGLRGLPREELPSVRRTMRSGWYYLLPLGYLIGTLTINPEATPERVALNTIFLMIGMMFVQEGWRASRDTRGLGRGLLDAGRMLVQAFEAGARSMIGIAIATAAAGIIVGIVTITGLGFGLADIVQLVSETFRGLFAALAGLIPGVNAAGVATFGAMLVVLLMAQLIALILGMGLPTTANYILMSALIVPIIARIAGLDTANPAQMLPVHMFVFYFGIMADSTPPVALAAFAAAAISGGNPVQTGVQAFQYELRTALLAYMMFFNPSLLLIANGRLGGLPWTEAIPMIFFAFIGLVAFSAATLRFLHRRTSGLQTLLLLAASLILIIPTALVWNAAALALLALVYFWQKAGSRNEPPLRPAAA
- a CDS encoding amino acid ABC transporter permease, whose protein sequence is MTAPGPAPRQTPLGGLALLGWLGAAAAAFVLLFFLITAVLRQMPDPIGPRADLFVEGARMTLQLTLVSGVIGLLIGIVAGIMKTSGMWLVRAPASFLIWLIRGTPLLVQILFVYNALPPILESVGLNVELNEFWSAVVALSLNVGAYNAEVIRAGILAIPRGQGEAARSLGLSGGQTMQTVVLPQALRIVVPPLVNNLVALLKDSSLASSIALLELTLAGSRVSSETFQPIPVLTTVACVYLALTTVMTLFTDQLERRVKIATR
- a CDS encoding ABC transporter substrate-binding protein translates to MIKRALLSLTALSLLAVPAQARTWAEIKQSGTVRIATEGAFPPFNLLKGKQLTGFEVDLANQLAKQLGLKVQWVTQPFDNLLIGLNQDRYDFVIASHGINPERAKAVDFSNPHYCTGGAIVAKPGGPLTAAALKGKRVAVQVGTTYLENVRKVPGVGDVKTFPKDTDAQAALMAGRVDAWVGDKFTGIDLVKAQQGKVKQGDLLFNERIAMAVKKGNSSLLKELNAALAKAQQNGSYAKLSQQYFGQDVRCK